A single Oncorhynchus masou masou isolate Uvic2021 unplaced genomic scaffold, UVic_Omas_1.1 unplaced_scaffold_876, whole genome shotgun sequence DNA region contains:
- the LOC135537951 gene encoding uncharacterized protein LOC135537951 isoform X2: MGQTTLHTISAGTKCWKARETLDEDSGIGYKRSTDIQVAGMLMYYIISGGHHPFGKGIHCEVNIFQGKYILEHVEDEVAKDLIEWMINEDPEKRPTVEDTLAHPYFWPEERRVEYLRKIGNEKEAENCRKADPRLLHALDQCAEARSFTKWKSKMPPELMNKLDGKKKAYPDNTLGLLRFIRNLHEHYTEDADSVDILTMFPDLFGCVYKFAKKMEWNSRSSLKKWFHREDVR; this comes from the exons ATGGGACAAACAACTCTACATACAATCAGTGCAGGAACAAAATGTTGGAAGGCCAGAGAAACTTTAGATGAAGACAGTGGGATCGGATATAAGAGGAGCACCGATATTCAG GTGGCCGGGATGTTAATGTATTACATCATCTCTGGTGGACATCATCCATTTGGCAAAGGCATCCATTGTGAAGTTAACATTTTTCAAGGGAAGTACATACTGGAACATGTTGAGGATGAAGTGGCCAAGGACCTCATTGAGTGGATGATCAATGAAGACccagagaagagacctacagtggAGGACACACTGGCCCACCCATACTTCTGGccagaggagag GAGAGTGGAGTACTTACGAAAAATTGGTAACGAGAAGGAAGCAGAGAACTGTCGCAAAGCAGACCCAAGACTCCTTCATGCTTTGGACCAGTGTGCTGAGGCGAGGTCGTTCACAAAGTGGAAGTCCAAG ATGCCGCCTGAGTTGATGAACAAGTTGGATGGTAAAAAGAAGGCCTACCCAGACAACACATTGGGTTTGTTGCGCTTCATACGCAACCTTCATGAGCACTA cACTGAGGATGCGGATTCTGTTGACATATTGACAATGTTCCCTGATCTCTTTGGATGCGTATACAAGTTTGCGAAGAAAATGGAGTGGAATTCAAGAAGTAGTCTGAAGAAATGGTTTCACAGAGAAGATGTAAGATAA
- the LOC135537951 gene encoding uncharacterized protein LOC135537951 isoform X1 produces MIFSSDVTGRARLADFGISRQLNMGQTTLHTISAGTKCWKARETLDEDSGIGYKRSTDIQVAGMLMYYIISGGHHPFGKGIHCEVNIFQGKYILEHVEDEVAKDLIEWMINEDPEKRPTVEDTLAHPYFWPEERRVEYLRKIGNEKEAENCRKADPRLLHALDQCAEARSFTKWKSKMPPELMNKLDGKKKAYPDNTLGLLRFIRNLHEHYTEDADSVDILTMFPDLFGCVYKFAKKMEWNSRSSLKKWFHREDVR; encoded by the exons ATGATCTTCTCTTCAGATGTTACAGGCAGAGCGAGATTAGCCGATTTCGGTATAAGTCGACAATTGAACATGGGACAAACAACTCTACATACAATCAGTGCAGGAACAAAATGTTGGAAGGCCAGAGAAACTTTAGATGAAGACAGTGGGATCGGATATAAGAGGAGCACCGATATTCAG GTGGCCGGGATGTTAATGTATTACATCATCTCTGGTGGACATCATCCATTTGGCAAAGGCATCCATTGTGAAGTTAACATTTTTCAAGGGAAGTACATACTGGAACATGTTGAGGATGAAGTGGCCAAGGACCTCATTGAGTGGATGATCAATGAAGACccagagaagagacctacagtggAGGACACACTGGCCCACCCATACTTCTGGccagaggagag GAGAGTGGAGTACTTACGAAAAATTGGTAACGAGAAGGAAGCAGAGAACTGTCGCAAAGCAGACCCAAGACTCCTTCATGCTTTGGACCAGTGTGCTGAGGCGAGGTCGTTCACAAAGTGGAAGTCCAAG ATGCCGCCTGAGTTGATGAACAAGTTGGATGGTAAAAAGAAGGCCTACCCAGACAACACATTGGGTTTGTTGCGCTTCATACGCAACCTTCATGAGCACTA cACTGAGGATGCGGATTCTGTTGACATATTGACAATGTTCCCTGATCTCTTTGGATGCGTATACAAGTTTGCGAAGAAAATGGAGTGGAATTCAAGAAGTAGTCTGAAGAAATGGTTTCACAGAGAAGATGTAAGATAA